From Coturnix japonica isolate 7356 chromosome 1, Coturnix japonica 2.1, whole genome shotgun sequence, the proteins below share one genomic window:
- the CEP83 gene encoding centrosomal protein of 83 kDa isoform X3 yields MDPLGSLLPPVAGNSDVANSEELQKLLIDEKRRCEHHKANYQTIKAEHMRLQEEYTKSQDELKQLLVEKQTVHDKFQLLLAEYREELLGKTQELEKLKMQVLTPQKLELIKAQIQQELESPMAERYRKLENEMEKYRTEYNKLRYEHTFLKSEFEHQREEHEHALEEEKIKHEAEIARLEKDKEELHNRLVSIDPTRDSKRVEILSREKAQLHQKLKGLEAEVAELRAERDNCGVQAENVQRVQVRQLAELQSLTRSLEAEKKSAEQHVGRIEEELKVCREQNFLLTSKLHKSEQEVNSLAAKVEELKQSHKLEVTNVKLEAARTKNEVERERNKIQSEMDGLLSDKEVLKEAVERHKVLLVEKDQELVRKVQAAKEEVFGKIAALQDEKLDLESRLAHLEKVKLEQDAWRQTEKDQYEEKLRVVQLAEESSRRELECLRLKIQQQAIQTEELEEKKRERDELKQQIQDMQLQVASLSQSENDLLEYNQKLKETVERLRQECQNARTQAEKAQLETEKNLEYRRIEWLEEKHLLTQRISEKEEKYNEVKNKLCRAAVAQKKEKDSQ; encoded by the exons ATGGATCCTCTGGGCAGTCTCCTTCCTCCTGTGGCTGGAAACAGCGATGTGGCCAATTCAGAAGAATTACAAAAACTTCTGATAGATGAAAAAAGGCGCTGTGAGCACCATAAAGCAAATTATCAAACTATAAAGGCAGAACATATGAG GTTACAGGAAGAGTACACAAAATCACAAGATGAACTGAAGCAGTTGCTGGTTGAAAAGCAGACTGTGCACGACAAATTCCAGCTTCTTCTTGCAGAATACAGAGAGGAGTTGCTGGGCAAAACACAAGAGctggaaaaactgaagatgCAG GTGCTGACTCCTCAAAAATTAGAGCTGATAAAAGCACAAATACAACAGGAATTGGAATCTCCAATGGCAGAACGTTATCGGAAACTAGAAAAT gaaatggaaaaatacagaacagaataTAACAAGCTTCGTTACGAACATACTTTCCTGAAATCAGAATTCGAGCATCAAAGAGAAGAACATGAACATGCTttagaggaggagaaaataaaacatgaggCAGAG ATTGCAAGGCTGgagaaagataaagaagaaCTCCATAATCGGCTGGTTAGCATTGATCCCACAAGGGACAGTAAACGTGTGGAGATCCTCTccagagaaaaagcacaacTCCATCAGAAATTAAAAGGCTTAGAGGCAGAAGTAGCAGAACTAAGAGCGGAAAGAGACAATTGTGGTGTACAAGCAGAAAATGTTCAGAGGGTGCAAGTACGGCAGttagctgagctgcagagcctgACAAGGTCTTTAGAG gcagaaaagaaatcagctgAACAACATGTTGGTCGGATTGAGGAAGAACTGAAGGTGTGTCGTGAGCAGAACTTTCTTTTAACTAGTAAACTTCACAAATCTGAACAAGAAGTCAATTCCTTGGCTGCTAAA GTAGAAGAACTTAAACAGTCACACAAATTAGAAGTAACAAATGTCAAGCTGGAGGCAGCAAGAACTAAGAACGAagtagaaagagagagaaacaagaTTCAAAGTGAAATGGATG GATTGCTGTCAGACAAAGAAGTTCTTAAGGAAGCAGTTGAGCGTCATAAAGTGCTTTTAGTAGAAAAGGATCAAGAGCTGGTTCGTAAAGTGCAAGCTGCCAAAGAGGAAGTTTTTGGAAAAATTGCAGCCTTACAGGATGAAAA GTTGGATCTTGAGAGCAGATTAGCTCATCTGGAAAAGGTAAAGTTGGAACAGGATGCCTGGAGACAAACTGAAAAGGATCAGTATGAAGAGAAGCTACGTGTTGTACAGCTGGCAGAAGAATCGAGCAGAAGGGAGCTTGAGTGTCTGCG attaaaaattCAACAGCAAGCTATTCAGACAGAGGAGCTCGAAGAAAAGAAACGTGAAAGAGATGAGCTAAAACAG CAAATTCAAGACATGCAACTCCAAGTCGCTTCACTTTCTCAATCAGAAAATGATTTGCTGGAATATAATCAGAAGTTGAAGGAAACAGTAGAAAGATTGAGACAAGAATGTCAAAATGCAAGAACTCAAGCAGAAAAAGCCCAGCTGGAAACAGAGAA GAATTTAGAATACAGGCGCATAGAGTGGCTGGAGGAGAAGCATCTGCTTACTCAGCGCATctcagagaaggaagagaaatacaaTGAGGTGAAGAACAAGCTGTGTCGAGCTGCAGTTGCTCAAAAAAA AGAGAAAGACTCTCAATGA
- the TMCC3 gene encoding transmembrane and coiled-coil domain protein 3 isoform X1: MPGSDTALAVDRTYSDPERHRRRKMRVERHDMNTLSLPLNIRRGGSDTNLNFDVPDGVLEFHKVKLSADSLKQKILKVTEQIKVEQTARDGNVAEYLKLVNSADKQQAGRIKQVFEKKNQKSAHSIAQLQKKLEQYHKKLKDIEQNGSSKSTKDTSKDNLKDIQHGKPRTSGHGTESNKSSVPGVSLTPPVFVFSKSREFANLIRNKFGSADNIAHLKNTLEEFRPETSSRTYGGSATIVAKPKYVSDDECSSGTSGSADSNGNTSFGPATAGALDSQGKLSMILEELREIKETQSQLADDIENLKTQFKRDYGFISQMLQEERYRYERLEDQLNDLTDLHQHETANLKQELASIEEKVAYQAYERSRDVQEALESCQTRVSKLELHQQEQQAQQTETVNAKVLLGKCINVILAFMTVILVCVSTIAKFIAPMMKSRFHIICTFFAVTLLAIFCKNWDHIICAIERMIIPR, encoded by the exons GTGGAAAGACATGACATGAATACTCTCAGTTTGCCGCTTAACATTCGCCGTGGAGGCTCTGACACCAATCTGAACTTCGATGTACCAGATGGAGTCCTGGAGTTTCACAAAGTCAAACTCAGTGCAGATAGcttgaaacagaaaatcctCAAGGTTACAGAGCAAATCAAAGTTGAACAAACAGCTCGAGATGGAAACGTGGCTGAGTACTTGAAACTGGTAAACAGTGCAGACAAGCAACAGGCTGGACGCATCAAACAAGTCTTTGAGAAAAAGAACCAGAAATCTGCCCACTCCATTGCCCAGCTGCAGAAGAAGTTAGAGCAATACCACAAAAAGCTCAAGGATATTGAACAAAATGGATCTTCCAAAAGTACTAAGGATACTTCCAAAGACAATTTGAAAGATATTCAGCACGGAAAGCCTCGTACCTCTGGGCATGGAACAGAGAGCAACAAGTCGAGCGTGCCAGGCGTATCCTTGACACCGCCTGTCTTTGTTTTTAGCAAGTCAAGAGAGTTTGCAAATCTGATCCGAAACAAGTTTGGTAGTGCAGACAATATCGCTCATCTCAAGAACACCCTGGAGGAATTTCGGCCAGAAACGAGCTCTAGAACCTATGGAGGCAGTGCCACCATTGTTGCCAAACCGAAATACGTTAGTGATGATGAATGCTCAAGTGGGACTTCTGGCTCAGCAGACAGCAATGGAAATACTTCATTTGGTCCTGCCACAGCAGGTGCCCTGGACAGCCAAGGAAAGCTTTCCATGATTTTGGAGGAGCTAAGGGAAATCAAGGAAACGCAGTCGCAATTAGCTGATGACATAgagaatttaaaaacacagtttaagAGAGACTATGGCTTTATTTCTCAAATGTTACAGGAGGAAAGATATag atATGAAAGATTGGAAGACCAACTAAACGATCTCACTGATCTTCATCAACACGAGACAGCAAACTTGAAACAGGAGTTAGCCAGCATAGAGGAGAAGGTGGCCTACCAGGCGTATGAGAGATCACGAGACGTTCAG GAAGCCTTGGAATCATGCCAGACCCGGGTTTCAAAGCTGGAGCTCCATCAGCAGGAACAGCAAGCACAGCAAACTGAAACAGTTAATGCCAAAGTGCTCCTGGGGAAATGTATAAATGTTATCTTGGCCTTCATGACTGTCATCTTAGTGTGTGTTTCTACTATTGCGAAGTTCATTGCTCCGATGATGAAGAGCCGTTTTCATATCATCTGCACTTTCTTTGCAGTGACACTGCTGGCAATATTTTGTAAGAACTGGGATCATATCATTTGTGCCATAGAAAGGATGATTATACCAAGATGA
- the TMCC3 gene encoding transmembrane and coiled-coil domain protein 3 isoform X2 — MMRKVERHDMNTLSLPLNIRRGGSDTNLNFDVPDGVLEFHKVKLSADSLKQKILKVTEQIKVEQTARDGNVAEYLKLVNSADKQQAGRIKQVFEKKNQKSAHSIAQLQKKLEQYHKKLKDIEQNGSSKSTKDTSKDNLKDIQHGKPRTSGHGTESNKSSVPGVSLTPPVFVFSKSREFANLIRNKFGSADNIAHLKNTLEEFRPETSSRTYGGSATIVAKPKYVSDDECSSGTSGSADSNGNTSFGPATAGALDSQGKLSMILEELREIKETQSQLADDIENLKTQFKRDYGFISQMLQEERYRYERLEDQLNDLTDLHQHETANLKQELASIEEKVAYQAYERSRDVQEALESCQTRVSKLELHQQEQQAQQTETVNAKVLLGKCINVILAFMTVILVCVSTIAKFIAPMMKSRFHIICTFFAVTLLAIFCKNWDHIICAIERMIIPR, encoded by the exons GTGGAAAGACATGACATGAATACTCTCAGTTTGCCGCTTAACATTCGCCGTGGAGGCTCTGACACCAATCTGAACTTCGATGTACCAGATGGAGTCCTGGAGTTTCACAAAGTCAAACTCAGTGCAGATAGcttgaaacagaaaatcctCAAGGTTACAGAGCAAATCAAAGTTGAACAAACAGCTCGAGATGGAAACGTGGCTGAGTACTTGAAACTGGTAAACAGTGCAGACAAGCAACAGGCTGGACGCATCAAACAAGTCTTTGAGAAAAAGAACCAGAAATCTGCCCACTCCATTGCCCAGCTGCAGAAGAAGTTAGAGCAATACCACAAAAAGCTCAAGGATATTGAACAAAATGGATCTTCCAAAAGTACTAAGGATACTTCCAAAGACAATTTGAAAGATATTCAGCACGGAAAGCCTCGTACCTCTGGGCATGGAACAGAGAGCAACAAGTCGAGCGTGCCAGGCGTATCCTTGACACCGCCTGTCTTTGTTTTTAGCAAGTCAAGAGAGTTTGCAAATCTGATCCGAAACAAGTTTGGTAGTGCAGACAATATCGCTCATCTCAAGAACACCCTGGAGGAATTTCGGCCAGAAACGAGCTCTAGAACCTATGGAGGCAGTGCCACCATTGTTGCCAAACCGAAATACGTTAGTGATGATGAATGCTCAAGTGGGACTTCTGGCTCAGCAGACAGCAATGGAAATACTTCATTTGGTCCTGCCACAGCAGGTGCCCTGGACAGCCAAGGAAAGCTTTCCATGATTTTGGAGGAGCTAAGGGAAATCAAGGAAACGCAGTCGCAATTAGCTGATGACATAgagaatttaaaaacacagtttaagAGAGACTATGGCTTTATTTCTCAAATGTTACAGGAGGAAAGATATag atATGAAAGATTGGAAGACCAACTAAACGATCTCACTGATCTTCATCAACACGAGACAGCAAACTTGAAACAGGAGTTAGCCAGCATAGAGGAGAAGGTGGCCTACCAGGCGTATGAGAGATCACGAGACGTTCAG GAAGCCTTGGAATCATGCCAGACCCGGGTTTCAAAGCTGGAGCTCCATCAGCAGGAACAGCAAGCACAGCAAACTGAAACAGTTAATGCCAAAGTGCTCCTGGGGAAATGTATAAATGTTATCTTGGCCTTCATGACTGTCATCTTAGTGTGTGTTTCTACTATTGCGAAGTTCATTGCTCCGATGATGAAGAGCCGTTTTCATATCATCTGCACTTTCTTTGCAGTGACACTGCTGGCAATATTTTGTAAGAACTGGGATCATATCATTTGTGCCATAGAAAGGATGATTATACCAAGATGA
- the TMCC3 gene encoding transmembrane and coiled-coil domain protein 3 isoform X3, translated as MNTLSLPLNIRRGGSDTNLNFDVPDGVLEFHKVKLSADSLKQKILKVTEQIKVEQTARDGNVAEYLKLVNSADKQQAGRIKQVFEKKNQKSAHSIAQLQKKLEQYHKKLKDIEQNGSSKSTKDTSKDNLKDIQHGKPRTSGHGTESNKSSVPGVSLTPPVFVFSKSREFANLIRNKFGSADNIAHLKNTLEEFRPETSSRTYGGSATIVAKPKYVSDDECSSGTSGSADSNGNTSFGPATAGALDSQGKLSMILEELREIKETQSQLADDIENLKTQFKRDYGFISQMLQEERYRYERLEDQLNDLTDLHQHETANLKQELASIEEKVAYQAYERSRDVQEALESCQTRVSKLELHQQEQQAQQTETVNAKVLLGKCINVILAFMTVILVCVSTIAKFIAPMMKSRFHIICTFFAVTLLAIFCKNWDHIICAIERMIIPR; from the exons ATGAATACTCTCAGTTTGCCGCTTAACATTCGCCGTGGAGGCTCTGACACCAATCTGAACTTCGATGTACCAGATGGAGTCCTGGAGTTTCACAAAGTCAAACTCAGTGCAGATAGcttgaaacagaaaatcctCAAGGTTACAGAGCAAATCAAAGTTGAACAAACAGCTCGAGATGGAAACGTGGCTGAGTACTTGAAACTGGTAAACAGTGCAGACAAGCAACAGGCTGGACGCATCAAACAAGTCTTTGAGAAAAAGAACCAGAAATCTGCCCACTCCATTGCCCAGCTGCAGAAGAAGTTAGAGCAATACCACAAAAAGCTCAAGGATATTGAACAAAATGGATCTTCCAAAAGTACTAAGGATACTTCCAAAGACAATTTGAAAGATATTCAGCACGGAAAGCCTCGTACCTCTGGGCATGGAACAGAGAGCAACAAGTCGAGCGTGCCAGGCGTATCCTTGACACCGCCTGTCTTTGTTTTTAGCAAGTCAAGAGAGTTTGCAAATCTGATCCGAAACAAGTTTGGTAGTGCAGACAATATCGCTCATCTCAAGAACACCCTGGAGGAATTTCGGCCAGAAACGAGCTCTAGAACCTATGGAGGCAGTGCCACCATTGTTGCCAAACCGAAATACGTTAGTGATGATGAATGCTCAAGTGGGACTTCTGGCTCAGCAGACAGCAATGGAAATACTTCATTTGGTCCTGCCACAGCAGGTGCCCTGGACAGCCAAGGAAAGCTTTCCATGATTTTGGAGGAGCTAAGGGAAATCAAGGAAACGCAGTCGCAATTAGCTGATGACATAgagaatttaaaaacacagtttaagAGAGACTATGGCTTTATTTCTCAAATGTTACAGGAGGAAAGATATag atATGAAAGATTGGAAGACCAACTAAACGATCTCACTGATCTTCATCAACACGAGACAGCAAACTTGAAACAGGAGTTAGCCAGCATAGAGGAGAAGGTGGCCTACCAGGCGTATGAGAGATCACGAGACGTTCAG GAAGCCTTGGAATCATGCCAGACCCGGGTTTCAAAGCTGGAGCTCCATCAGCAGGAACAGCAAGCACAGCAAACTGAAACAGTTAATGCCAAAGTGCTCCTGGGGAAATGTATAAATGTTATCTTGGCCTTCATGACTGTCATCTTAGTGTGTGTTTCTACTATTGCGAAGTTCATTGCTCCGATGATGAAGAGCCGTTTTCATATCATCTGCACTTTCTTTGCAGTGACACTGCTGGCAATATTTTGTAAGAACTGGGATCATATCATTTGTGCCATAGAAAGGATGATTATACCAAGATGA